The following proteins come from a genomic window of Paenibacillus sp. CAA11:
- the nrdF gene encoding class 1b ribonucleoside-diphosphate reductase subunit beta produces MSAIKAVNWNRPDDDFTLMFWNQNIMQFWTDDEIPLSDDKMSWMKLNDQEKEAYMKVLGGLTLLDTIQGGVGMPQILEHVDGLQRKAVLGFMAMMEQIHAKSYSSIFTTLASTEEIDAVFRWVEENPYLQTKAETIRQYYVNINSPKELFLAMAASVLLESYLFYSGFFYPLYLAGQGKMTCSGEIIDLILRDESIHGVYVGVLAQEIYAELEEDERRDLYETLVGLLRYLHTNEERYTEQIYSSIGLVDEVKTFLRYNANKAMMNLGFDPLFPEEEVNPIVFNGISTHTKQHDFFSKKGNGYVRALNVEPLTDEDFTFDA; encoded by the coding sequence ATGAGTGCTATTAAAGCGGTGAACTGGAACCGTCCGGATGACGACTTCACTCTGATGTTCTGGAATCAGAATATCATGCAGTTCTGGACCGATGATGAAATTCCGCTCTCTGACGACAAGATGTCGTGGATGAAGCTTAATGATCAAGAGAAAGAAGCCTATATGAAGGTGCTTGGCGGGCTTACGCTCCTGGATACAATTCAGGGCGGCGTAGGTATGCCACAAATATTGGAGCATGTGGACGGCCTGCAGCGCAAGGCAGTGCTTGGCTTCATGGCTATGATGGAACAAATTCATGCTAAATCATACAGCAGCATCTTCACCACGCTGGCCTCTACGGAAGAAATCGATGCGGTATTCCGCTGGGTCGAAGAGAATCCTTATCTCCAGACCAAAGCTGAAACCATCCGTCAATATTACGTGAACATTAACTCTCCGAAGGAATTGTTCTTGGCTATGGCAGCCTCCGTACTGCTTGAGAGCTATTTGTTCTATAGCGGATTCTTCTATCCGCTCTATCTGGCCGGACAAGGCAAGATGACCTGCAGCGGGGAGATTATCGACCTGATCCTGCGTGATGAGAGCATTCACGGCGTATATGTCGGCGTATTGGCCCAGGAAATTTACGCCGAGCTGGAAGAGGACGAGCGCCGCGATTTGTATGAGACGCTTGTAGGCCTGCTGCGTTATCTTCACACCAATGAAGAACGGTATACGGAGCAAATTTACAGCTCGATCGGTCTGGTGGATGAAGTGAAGACCTTCCTGCGTTACAATGCGAACAAAGCGATGATGAATCTTGGCTTTGACCCGCTTTTCCCAGAGGAAGAGGTCAATCCGATTGTCTTCAACGGAATAAGCACGCATACGAAGCAGCATGACTTCTTCTCGAAGAAGGGCAATGGTTATGTGCGGGCTCTGAACGTTGAGCCGCTTACGGATGAGGACTTTACCTTTGATGCCTAA
- a CDS encoding STM3941 family protein translates to MNRDEMFSSRPTGPYTAYMGMGKRWLFAGLALLFVVLGCFVAYYSYQDQKYFFTVIGVLCIVFFGFCLLYIVSKLNDRTPAVVVDEDGITDRSSYIAGGLIRWEEIRDIELYEFMNQSFIGIELYDSDSYLEKQRGLRRLMMNANRGMVQATINISQSSLSTPLEELYDRIIEQWERRMEKD, encoded by the coding sequence ATGAACAGAGATGAAATGTTTTCGAGCCGACCGACAGGTCCTTATACAGCTTATATGGGAATGGGGAAAAGGTGGCTTTTTGCAGGATTAGCATTGCTTTTTGTAGTGTTGGGCTGCTTTGTTGCTTATTACTCTTATCAGGATCAAAAGTACTTTTTTACGGTGATCGGAGTCCTTTGCATTGTCTTTTTCGGCTTTTGCCTGCTCTATATTGTCAGCAAGCTGAACGATAGGACACCGGCAGTCGTTGTCGATGAGGATGGGATCACCGACAGATCTTCCTATATCGCTGGAGGACTGATCCGTTGGGAGGAAATCCGAGATATTGAACTTTACGAATTCATGAACCAATCGTTCATCGGTATTGAACTGTACGATAGTGACAGTTATCTGGAGAAGCAGCGCGGATTGAGAAGGCTCATGATGAACGCCAATCGGGGGATGGTTCAGGCTACGATCAATATCTCCCAATCCTCCTTAAGCACTCCGCTTGAGGAGCTGTATGACCGAATCATAGAACAGTGGGAGAGACGGATGGAAAAAGATTAA
- a CDS encoding mismatch-specific DNA-glycosylase: MEEIVDHLDYGLQIIFVGFNPSLRSGEVGHHYANPRNNFWRILYRSGLTPRLYEPEEDGELLKLGYGFTNIVARPTRGIEDITREEYKEGREILCRKLIKYRPRVVCFVGKGVYAEYSKRRQAEWGFQPDPFIPGLHEFVAPSSSGLVRMPMDEIISIYSRLKRAMEEEIYV, encoded by the coding sequence ATGGAAGAGATTGTAGATCACTTGGATTACGGCTTGCAAATCATATTCGTTGGCTTCAATCCCAGTCTGCGCTCAGGTGAAGTAGGGCATCATTATGCCAATCCGCGGAATAATTTCTGGCGCATTCTGTATCGGTCCGGCCTGACTCCCCGGCTATATGAGCCTGAAGAGGACGGTGAACTTCTGAAGCTGGGCTATGGGTTCACCAATATTGTCGCCCGGCCAACGCGTGGTATTGAAGACATCACAAGGGAGGAGTACAAGGAGGGGCGGGAGATCCTTTGTCGCAAGCTGATTAAATACCGCCCGCGGGTTGTATGCTTTGTAGGCAAAGGCGTGTATGCGGAATACAGCAAGCGCAGGCAGGCGGAATGGGGGTTCCAGCCGGATCCGTTTATTCCGGGCCTGCATGAATTTGTAGCTCCCTCCTCCAGCGGTTTGGTCCGCATGCCCATGGACGAAATCATTTCTATATACAGCAGATTAAAAAGGGCGATGGAGGAAGAAATTTACGTGTAA
- the bcd gene encoding branched-chain amino acid dehydrogenase: protein MELFKAMEQYDYEQLVFCQDKASGLKAIIAIHDTTLGPALGGTRMWNYVSEEAAIEDALRLAKGMTYKNAVSGLNLGGGKTVIIGDPRKDKNEAMLRAFGRYIQGLNGRYITAEDVGTTVEDMDIIHQETDYVTGISPSYGSSGNPSPATAYGVYQGMKAAAKEAFGSDSLEGRTVAVQGVGNVAVHLCKYLHEEGAKLIVTDIHKQAVDRVVEQFGAQAVSPDEIIGVECDIYAPCALGATINDESIPQLKAKVIAGSANNQLKEARHGDRLHELGIVYAPDYVINAGGVINIADELNGYHADRAYKKIGEIYQSIEQVFEISKREGIPTYLAADRLAEQRIERIKNARSTFLQNSHNALSIRRSHR from the coding sequence ATGGAACTGTTTAAAGCAATGGAGCAATATGATTACGAGCAGTTGGTGTTTTGCCAGGACAAGGCTTCGGGACTCAAAGCGATTATCGCCATTCATGATACAACGCTGGGGCCGGCTTTAGGCGGAACGCGGATGTGGAATTACGTATCTGAAGAGGCAGCCATTGAGGATGCGCTGCGGCTGGCGAAGGGAATGACGTATAAGAACGCGGTGTCCGGACTGAATCTTGGAGGCGGGAAGACGGTCATTATTGGCGATCCGCGTAAAGACAAGAACGAAGCGATGCTAAGAGCGTTTGGCCGCTATATCCAGGGCTTGAACGGCCGGTATATTACGGCGGAGGATGTAGGGACTACGGTTGAGGATATGGATATCATTCACCAGGAGACGGACTATGTTACAGGGATCTCTCCATCGTACGGTTCCTCAGGCAACCCTTCCCCGGCAACCGCTTATGGTGTCTATCAGGGGATGAAGGCGGCGGCGAAGGAAGCGTTCGGATCCGATTCCCTGGAAGGACGCACTGTAGCAGTTCAGGGTGTAGGGAATGTGGCCGTTCATTTGTGTAAATATCTGCATGAAGAGGGGGCCAAGCTGATCGTCACCGATATTCATAAGCAAGCGGTGGACCGAGTGGTGGAACAATTCGGGGCCCAGGCAGTCTCACCGGATGAGATTATCGGTGTCGAATGTGACATTTACGCGCCTTGCGCCTTAGGGGCTACCATTAATGATGAATCCATTCCTCAGCTGAAAGCCAAGGTGATTGCCGGTTCCGCGAATAACCAGCTGAAGGAAGCGCGTCATGGCGACCGTCTGCACGAGCTTGGGATTGTATACGCCCCCGATTATGTGATCAATGCGGGCGGGGTCATCAACATTGCGGATGAGCTTAATGGCTATCACGCAGATCGCGCTTATAAGAAGATTGGAGAAATCTATCAATCGATCGAGCAGGTATTTGAAATTTCCAAGCGCGAAGGAATTCCAACCTATCTGGCTGCCGATCGTCTTGCCGAGCAGCGGATTGAGCGGATCAAGAATGCGCGCAGCACCTTTTTGCAGAACAGCCACAACGCTTTGAGCATTCGCAGAAGCCATCGCTAA
- a CDS encoding class I SAM-dependent methyltransferase, whose amino-acid sequence MLKSLTAIALYRQGDVEIVQHHMWLRWMTSAEERIVNLERIASLRELAQANPVLDYVERSLKLLDRMQLSFWMKDILEEVLIWSETAKGGTLRERLIWAEEGINLTVHNEGSAQLYMKYADDPKSDRGRVIHLLIQTHGLIGQQIRGEVPAKENEVLMKLYEEGLMTTDELERLLYALNHCIIGAVSAELWNSVKPEVSHLIRQLTHEGETNKLTIRERMKRLRTLSIQQGEDFVAGWGRVEASPQLSARLEGLAQHTFWYVESALQAFSLEEFLKIFCLVTSDPGMEELRHISFEKLMKTLYYDYKGEKRINVYMKRIIENYLAGFTWTEESLLASSPQVPANAANPHLTHRLERLAEQPDTVFFVFDFSPAARKLIEFCIEAEKTPLYEQAVLMLFDLFGLRRDAYDRFHNEETYLQDMNQAGDHKRVILDYITGNTVLDIGPGGGVMLDLIEQELPGRRALGLDIAANVIEALERRKAMEGRQWEVTQGDALRLKEYVKPGSIGTVIFSSILHELYSYIETDGTRFNKATVAEALRSAYEVLENRGRIIIRDGIMTEPVGQKRIIKFLKQGGMRQLQRYAHDFRGRTIVYEELAPDTACLKVNDAMEFLYTYTWGEEAYVHEVQEQFGIFTPSEYERFIYDTLGAGIDIITATHYLQEGYAEALADKVEVFDEQGDPVRLPDSTCLIVIEKRES is encoded by the coding sequence ATGCTTAAGTCATTAACGGCTATTGCTTTGTATCGCCAGGGGGATGTGGAGATCGTACAGCATCATATGTGGCTGCGCTGGATGACCTCAGCAGAGGAGCGGATTGTCAATCTTGAGCGGATCGCCTCGCTCCGTGAATTGGCGCAAGCGAATCCTGTGCTGGATTATGTGGAGCGAAGCCTAAAGCTGCTGGACCGGATGCAGCTGTCCTTTTGGATGAAGGACATTTTGGAAGAGGTGCTGATCTGGTCGGAGACCGCCAAAGGCGGGACGCTGCGTGAGCGCCTCATCTGGGCAGAGGAAGGCATTAATCTAACCGTACATAACGAAGGCTCCGCCCAGCTGTATATGAAATATGCGGATGACCCAAAAAGTGACCGGGGCCGTGTAATTCATCTGTTGATTCAAACGCATGGTCTGATCGGACAGCAGATTCGCGGGGAGGTCCCGGCTAAGGAAAATGAGGTGCTGATGAAGCTGTATGAGGAGGGCTTGATGACAACTGATGAGCTTGAGCGGCTGCTGTACGCGCTGAATCACTGCATTATTGGAGCTGTGTCGGCAGAGCTATGGAACAGTGTCAAGCCTGAGGTCTCCCACCTAATAAGGCAGTTAACACATGAAGGGGAGACGAATAAGCTGACGATTAGAGAGCGGATGAAGCGGCTTAGAACCCTGTCCATTCAGCAAGGTGAGGACTTTGTTGCCGGATGGGGCCGAGTGGAAGCAAGCCCGCAGCTTTCCGCCCGGTTAGAAGGTCTTGCGCAGCATACATTCTGGTATGTGGAGTCGGCCCTACAAGCCTTCTCCTTGGAAGAGTTCCTTAAAATATTCTGCCTTGTGACAAGTGATCCTGGTATGGAGGAGCTGCGCCATATCAGCTTCGAGAAGCTGATGAAGACCCTGTATTATGATTACAAGGGCGAGAAGAGAATCAATGTCTACATGAAGCGCATCATTGAGAATTATTTAGCCGGATTCACATGGACCGAAGAGTCCCTTCTGGCCTCAAGCCCGCAGGTTCCGGCAAATGCAGCCAATCCTCATCTGACGCACCGGCTTGAGCGGCTTGCTGAACAGCCGGATACGGTATTCTTCGTCTTCGATTTCTCGCCGGCTGCGCGCAAGTTGATTGAATTCTGTATCGAGGCAGAGAAGACTCCGCTCTATGAGCAGGCGGTCCTCATGCTGTTCGACTTATTCGGGCTGCGGCGGGATGCCTACGACCGATTCCATAATGAAGAGACTTATTTGCAGGACATGAACCAAGCTGGCGATCATAAGCGGGTCATTCTGGATTATATCACTGGAAATACCGTCCTTGATATTGGCCCCGGAGGAGGTGTGATGCTGGATCTCATCGAGCAGGAGCTTCCGGGACGGCGGGCGCTAGGGCTGGATATAGCGGCAAATGTTATCGAGGCGCTGGAGCGCCGGAAAGCTATGGAGGGGCGGCAATGGGAAGTTACGCAGGGAGATGCACTGCGGCTGAAGGAATATGTGAAGCCCGGCAGTATTGGCACGGTCATCTTCTCTTCTATTCTTCATGAGCTGTACTCCTACATAGAGACAGACGGTACCCGCTTCAATAAAGCAACGGTTGCAGAGGCTCTGCGAAGTGCCTATGAGGTGCTTGAGAACCGTGGGAGAATTATTATCCGGGATGGCATTATGACAGAACCAGTGGGTCAGAAGAGAATCATCAAGTTTTTAAAACAAGGCGGCATGCGTCAGCTGCAGAGGTATGCGCATGATTTTCGCGGCAGAACCATTGTGTATGAGGAACTTGCCCCAGATACGGCTTGCCTGAAGGTGAATGATGCGATGGAATTTCTATACACATACACCTGGGGGGAAGAGGCTTATGTGCATGAAGTGCAGGAACAGTTCGGAATATTTACACCTTCGGAATACGAGCGGTTTATTTATGATACTTTGGGCGCCGGAATCGACATCATTACAGCAACTCACTATTTACAGGAAGGATATGCAGAAGCCTTAGCAGATAAGGTGGAAGTCTTCGATGAGCAGGGAGACCCTGTGCGCCTGCCTGACAGCACATGCTTGATCGTTATAGAGAAGAGAGAGTCTTGA
- the nrdI gene encoding class Ib ribonucleoside-diphosphate reductase assembly flavoprotein NrdI produces MLIAYDSKTGNVKRFIGKLNLPAVQINEAMTLDEPFVLVTYTTGFGQVPQRVAAFLQKNHQRLLGVAASGNRNWGDKFAKSADLISQQYDVPVIAKFELSGTWGDAERFQQEVSRVAAY; encoded by the coding sequence ATGCTCATCGCTTATGACTCCAAGACGGGCAATGTTAAGAGGTTTATAGGTAAGCTGAATTTGCCTGCAGTACAGATTAATGAAGCTATGACTCTGGATGAACCATTTGTATTGGTTACATATACTACAGGGTTCGGGCAGGTGCCGCAGCGCGTAGCTGCTTTTCTGCAGAAAAACCATCAGCGCCTGCTTGGAGTAGCTGCCAGCGGCAACCGAAATTGGGGAGACAAGTTCGCCAAGAGCGCAGATTTGATCTCACAGCAATATGACGTTCCGGTCATTGCCAAATTCGAATTGTCAGGCACGTGGGGCGATGCAGAGAGATTTCAACAGGAGGTGAGCCGGGTTGCGGCATATTGA
- a CDS encoding LCP family protein, producing the protein MRKWIKWVLLTCSIAIIAVVGYYGYSLYHFSKQTMSVPSVGPSDAAASSSSADQGEPEELSLPPKWDGKETVHILLLGADSRGDKEMGRSDSIMVASINPVTKKAYLMSIMRDTYAKIPGHGSSRVNAAFSYGGSDLAMRTVGDLLGININYYIYTDFNGFISLVDAIGGIDLYVEKDMKYSDGGDKHRYDIDLKQGEQHLDGTTALQYVRFRHDATSDFTRTERQRKFLVAVAAKIQSTSSIFKLPGILSAVSPYIKTNLSLQDLIKLAGLGFDISPNEVVKVQIPPNQLLQNEKVGGAAVLKTDPPALRQYVEQVLANKVQ; encoded by the coding sequence ATGCGAAAATGGATAAAATGGGTGCTCCTCACCTGCTCAATCGCCATCATCGCCGTTGTAGGCTATTATGGGTACAGCTTGTACCACTTCTCCAAACAAACGATGTCCGTGCCATCTGTAGGCCCCTCAGACGCTGCTGCTTCCAGTTCCTCTGCAGATCAAGGGGAACCTGAAGAGCTGTCCTTGCCGCCCAAATGGGACGGCAAAGAAACCGTCCATATCCTCCTGCTCGGAGCCGACTCCCGTGGGGATAAGGAGATGGGACGCTCCGACTCCATCATGGTGGCCAGCATTAACCCGGTTACCAAGAAGGCTTATCTGATGTCCATCATGCGCGACACCTATGCCAAAATTCCAGGCCATGGTAGCAGCCGAGTCAACGCCGCCTTCTCCTATGGCGGAAGCGATCTGGCTATGCGCACGGTCGGGGATTTGCTTGGTATCAACATTAATTATTACATCTACACCGATTTCAATGGCTTTATCTCCCTGGTGGATGCCATCGGCGGCATTGACCTATATGTCGAGAAAGATATGAAATACAGCGATGGCGGAGACAAGCACCGGTACGACATTGATTTGAAGCAAGGCGAGCAGCACTTGGACGGAACCACAGCTCTTCAATATGTTCGCTTCCGGCATGATGCCACTTCGGACTTTACGCGTACCGAAAGACAGCGCAAATTTCTAGTGGCCGTAGCGGCAAAGATCCAGAGCACCTCATCGATCTTCAAGCTGCCTGGAATTCTTAGTGCCGTGTCCCCGTACATCAAAACCAATCTCAGCCTTCAGGATCTGATCAAGCTGGCAGGGTTAGGCTTTGATATATCTCCTAATGAGGTCGTCAAAGTACAAATCCCGCCTAACCAACTTCTGCAGAATGAGAAGGTTGGCGGGGCGGCTGTTCTTAAGACGGACCCACCTGCCCTCCGGCAGTACGTAGAGCAAGTGCTGGCGAACAAGGTGCAGTAG
- a CDS encoding NUDIX domain-containing protein, with protein sequence MPKEAKLHQQEPQTPQQVIQPRIGVGALIENEQGEVLLVYRNRAPEKDTWSVPGGKVDLYERLEDAVIREVKEEVDLSIRVDALLGTAETIDESKGEHWISVLYKTSVAQGTARNMEEGGAIGDVRWFPASSLPDNLACFAEPVLLEWKSKYSRE encoded by the coding sequence ATGCCTAAAGAAGCTAAGTTGCATCAGCAGGAGCCCCAGACCCCGCAGCAGGTGATCCAACCGAGGATCGGCGTGGGTGCACTGATCGAGAATGAACAGGGAGAGGTTCTGCTCGTTTACCGGAACAGAGCACCGGAGAAGGATACCTGGAGTGTGCCGGGCGGCAAGGTGGATCTGTATGAGCGGCTGGAGGATGCGGTCATCCGTGAGGTGAAGGAAGAGGTTGATCTGAGCATCCGAGTGGATGCCCTGCTGGGGACGGCAGAGACCATAGATGAGAGCAAGGGAGAACATTGGATCTCCGTTCTGTACAAGACATCGGTGGCTCAGGGCACAGCCCGGAACATGGAGGAAGGCGGAGCGATTGGCGACGTTCGCTGGTTCCCGGCCAGCAGCCTTCCGGACAACCTTGCTTGCTTTGCAGAGCCTGTTCTTTTGGAGTGGAAAAGTAAATATAGCCGAGAATGA
- the nrdE gene encoding class 1b ribonucleoside-diphosphate reductase subunit alpha, which produces MRHIELNNMLMKRDADGFFQLEKDREAVQEFMEEVARKSIKFADTSAKVRYMIDNDYYENMYDRYSEAEVEEIYEITHSYGFEFPSYMAASKFYTDYAVKTNDRSLYLEHYPDRVAVVALHLGRGNAETARTLARSMMEQRLQPATPTFLNAGKSRRGEMVSCFLLEMDDSLNSINYVLNTCMQLSKIGGGVAVNLSKLRGRGEAIKGVEGAAKGIMPVLKLMEDAFSYADQMGQRKGSGAGYYNIFGWDVMEFLDSKKINADERTRLKTLSIGLIVPNRFYKLAQDNQPLHVFGPYSVYKAYGTHLDDMDMDEMYDKLLADERVKKKAIMSARDMLTKIAMVQLESGYPYIMNKTNANKGHALGRVGQIKMSNLCTEIFQLQETSEINDYGTEDAIRRDISCNLASLNIVNVMEHKKIRESVHEGMVALTAVSDMTNVSNAPGVAKANREMHSVGLGVMNLHGFFAKNKIAYESAEARDFARTFFMTMNYHSIEKSMEIARMTGEKFAGFELSDYASGEYFGRYLETDYRPATARVQELFEGIDIPTIEDWKNLKAQVMEHGLYHAYRMAIAPTASISYIQNATSSVMPVVEQIETRTYANSTTYYPMPYLGRDNIFFYKSAYQMDQFKVLDLIAEIQAHVDQGISTVLHVNSNVTTRQLARYYLYAAHKGLKSLYYTRTKKLSVEECVTCSI; this is translated from the coding sequence TTGCGGCATATTGAACTGAACAACATGTTAATGAAGCGTGATGCGGATGGATTCTTCCAATTGGAGAAAGATCGCGAAGCGGTTCAAGAATTTATGGAAGAAGTGGCTCGTAAGAGCATTAAATTTGCGGATACTTCCGCTAAAGTACGTTATATGATCGATAATGATTACTATGAGAATATGTATGACCGGTATTCCGAAGCAGAAGTAGAGGAAATTTATGAGATCACGCACAGCTATGGCTTTGAATTTCCTTCTTATATGGCCGCATCCAAATTCTACACGGACTATGCGGTAAAGACGAACGACCGCTCCCTGTATTTGGAGCACTACCCGGACCGGGTCGCTGTCGTAGCTCTTCATCTGGGACGGGGCAATGCGGAAACGGCGCGTACGCTGGCCCGTTCGATGATGGAGCAGCGTCTGCAGCCGGCAACACCGACATTCCTGAACGCGGGCAAGAGCCGCCGCGGAGAGATGGTGTCCTGCTTCCTGCTGGAAATGGATGATTCCTTGAACTCCATTAACTATGTCCTCAATACTTGCATGCAGCTGTCCAAGATTGGCGGCGGGGTTGCCGTTAACTTGTCCAAGCTGCGCGGACGCGGTGAGGCCATTAAAGGAGTTGAAGGCGCAGCTAAAGGAATCATGCCGGTGCTGAAGCTGATGGAGGATGCGTTCTCCTACGCGGACCAAATGGGGCAGCGTAAAGGCTCTGGTGCGGGATACTACAATATCTTCGGCTGGGACGTAATGGAGTTCCTGGACAGCAAGAAGATCAATGCAGATGAAAGAACCCGACTGAAGACCCTGTCGATCGGCCTGATCGTACCGAACCGGTTCTACAAGCTTGCCCAGGACAACCAGCCGCTGCATGTATTCGGTCCTTACAGCGTCTACAAAGCCTATGGCACGCATTTGGACGACATGGACATGGATGAGATGTACGACAAGCTGCTGGCCGATGAGCGCGTGAAGAAGAAGGCCATTATGAGCGCGCGGGACATGCTGACCAAGATCGCTATGGTTCAGCTGGAGTCCGGCTATCCGTACATTATGAACAAGACGAATGCCAATAAGGGACATGCGCTGGGCCGGGTAGGCCAAATCAAAATGTCCAACCTGTGCACAGAGATCTTCCAGCTGCAAGAGACCTCTGAAATCAACGACTATGGCACAGAAGACGCCATTCGCCGCGATATCAGCTGTAACCTGGCTTCCCTCAACATTGTCAATGTGATGGAGCACAAGAAGATTCGCGAATCGGTGCATGAGGGCATGGTTGCGCTGACAGCTGTCAGCGACATGACGAATGTATCGAACGCACCAGGTGTGGCTAAGGCGAACCGTGAGATGCACTCTGTCGGCCTTGGTGTCATGAACTTGCACGGATTTTTTGCTAAGAACAAAATCGCATACGAGAGCGCAGAAGCTAGAGATTTTGCCCGTACGTTCTTTATGACGATGAATTACCACTCCATTGAGAAGAGCATGGAGATCGCCCGAATGACTGGGGAGAAATTCGCTGGGTTCGAGCTCTCCGATTATGCCAGCGGAGAATACTTTGGCCGCTACTTGGAGACCGACTACCGGCCTGCTACAGCCCGCGTACAAGAGCTCTTCGAAGGCATTGATATTCCTACGATTGAGGATTGGAAGAACCTGAAGGCGCAGGTTATGGAACATGGACTTTATCATGCATACCGGATGGCGATTGCGCCAACGGCCAGCATTTCCTATATTCAGAATGCTACCTCCAGCGTAATGCCGGTGGTAGAACAAATCGAGACGCGGACTTATGCGAACTCGACGACATACTATCCAATGCCTTATCTGGGCCGCGATAATATCTTCTTCTATAAATCGGCTTATCAGATGGATCAGTTCAAGGTGCTGGATCTCATTGCTGAGATTCAAGCTCATGTGGACCAAGGCATTTCAACCGTACTTCACGTGAACAGCAATGTGACGACTCGTCAGCTTGCTCGTTATTATCTATATGCGGCTCATAAAGGCTTGAAGTCGCTCTACTATACTCGCACGAAGAAGCTGTCTGTTGAGGAATGCGTGACCTGCTCCATCTGA